A region from the uncultured Draconibacterium sp. genome encodes:
- a CDS encoding sulfatase/phosphatase domain-containing protein, with translation MFFFGDNGRPHLRDKQFLYEGGLNVPLIVYNPFTPEKNKVSQALVSMIDVTATSLDLAGIQVPEYMHGQVFLGENAVKREYVYGFRQRCGDAPDNIRSINNGEFKLIWNRMPEIPYMQLSSYKRLQYPAFTVYKYLHSKGELGYPYNLFMAKKRPEFELYDLRSDPMEFNNLAGKKEFSEIESKLKIQLQSALKVYERGMITEDEATIAKAKESSAKWFKNAMANKGYTGEISDEEMMEYWEKTLLEQ, from the coding sequence ATTTTTTTCTTCGGCGATAATGGCCGTCCGCATTTACGCGATAAGCAATTTCTTTACGAAGGCGGATTAAATGTTCCTTTAATTGTGTACAATCCGTTTACACCTGAAAAAAATAAGGTAAGCCAAGCCCTGGTAAGTATGATTGACGTTACGGCAACATCGCTTGATTTGGCGGGAATTCAGGTACCAGAATATATGCATGGACAGGTGTTTTTAGGAGAAAATGCGGTAAAAAGAGAATATGTATATGGTTTTCGTCAGCGATGTGGCGATGCTCCCGATAATATCAGAAGTATAAACAATGGAGAGTTTAAGTTGATTTGGAACCGAATGCCGGAAATTCCCTATATGCAGTTAAGCAGTTACAAACGCTTGCAATACCCGGCATTTACCGTATACAAATACCTCCACTCGAAAGGGGAGTTGGGCTACCCATATAATTTGTTTATGGCCAAAAAACGACCCGAATTTGAATTGTATGATTTAAGGTCAGATCCTATGGAATTTAATAACCTGGCCGGTAAAAAGGAATTCAGCGAAATAGAATCGAAACTTAAAATACAGTTGCAATCGGCCTTAAAGGTATATGAGCGAGGGATGATAACCGAGGATGAGGCAACTATTGCAAAAGCAAAGGAAAGTTCGGCAAAATGGTTTAAAAACGCCATGGCAAATAAAGGTTACACCGGAGAAATAAGCGATGAAGAAATGATGGAATATTGGGAAAAAACATTGCTCGAACAATAG
- a CDS encoding family 43 glycosylhydrolase, with protein sequence MNYKLVFIYLIILFLTGNSFGQTDFDFAEMLPEKFDKANIIAEEDYNVWGTNILRGKDGKYHAIYSRWLKSRGHHGWVTHSEIAHAVSDHLTGPYKFKNLVLSPRGNEFWDGDCTHNPHVIEHDGKYYLYHMGNRGSGYWENTPDDRMPSIKDDEEWWVNRNNQRIGVAVADDLNGPWKRFDKPLIDATGDRWMTSTPTVTKRTDGKFLMAYKYVQADPKHKNGKVIHVTAISSSPLGPFKDTGIPFITHPTASFACDDHLEWLHNGNFYCIAKDSRGVWSDYPEGSTLLFESDNMGLHWKLAKNPLVIEAGKINWTDGTFTMCERTADMPKFYMENGVPKALIIAVLPKDSEISFSLVIPLKQAKQITEAFPYTVSPESTQRPLSEAMQRSFNNYPSHVNAENELYTQFKYTKLKGFDYNDGDATITRRDPSKVLCENGKYYVWYTKRDTPSPPVGTFARDTKGFIIEGKVPWNDTIPSTDWDLAEIWYATSEDGFTWQEQGVAVPRPPKPTPGFRAVATPDILKYKEKFYIYYQAFTEPSGMRGDYCPVGVAWSDSPDGPWTHVDKVVIPTGAKGEWDQFAIQAPTPLVHNDKIYVYYKAAFNRPGTVWSGIGLAVADDPLGPFEKHPLNPVQNSGHEICFFPWKEGVASMTIRDGSEHFTIQYAKDWVNFEIMAITEMMPIGPNAYIPDAFADNKNGRGITWGICHFRNVRGPNGKMHSELARFDCDLSLDIHDPEMKHHNNLWNPEDYYRWGLSEKQKERIASQNNQQQQ encoded by the coding sequence ATGAACTATAAACTTGTTTTCATTTACCTGATTATCCTGTTTTTAACGGGAAATAGTTTTGGGCAGACCGATTTTGATTTTGCTGAGATGCTGCCTGAAAAATTTGACAAAGCAAATATAATTGCAGAAGAAGATTATAATGTTTGGGGAACCAATATTTTAAGAGGAAAAGATGGGAAATACCATGCTATTTATTCGCGTTGGTTAAAAAGCCGCGGGCATCATGGTTGGGTTACCCATTCCGAAATTGCTCATGCTGTTTCCGACCATTTAACCGGACCTTATAAGTTTAAAAATTTGGTGCTGTCACCACGGGGTAACGAGTTTTGGGATGGCGATTGTACCCACAATCCGCATGTAATTGAGCACGATGGCAAATACTACCTTTACCACATGGGAAACCGGGGTAGCGGCTATTGGGAGAATACTCCTGATGATCGGATGCCATCGATAAAAGATGACGAAGAATGGTGGGTAAATCGCAATAACCAGCGTATTGGTGTAGCTGTTGCCGACGATTTAAACGGGCCATGGAAACGTTTTGATAAACCACTGATTGATGCCACCGGAGATCGTTGGATGACCTCAACTCCAACCGTTACAAAACGTACGGATGGCAAATTTCTGATGGCCTACAAATACGTACAAGCCGACCCAAAACATAAAAACGGGAAAGTAATTCATGTTACCGCAATATCGAGCTCTCCCTTAGGGCCTTTTAAAGACACAGGCATACCATTTATTACGCACCCAACCGCTTCGTTTGCCTGCGACGACCACCTGGAGTGGCTGCATAACGGAAACTTTTATTGTATTGCCAAAGATTCCAGAGGTGTTTGGAGTGATTACCCCGAGGGATCCACGCTTCTGTTCGAGTCTGACAACATGGGACTACACTGGAAATTAGCCAAAAATCCGCTTGTTATTGAAGCCGGAAAAATAAACTGGACAGATGGTACATTTACCATGTGCGAACGCACGGCCGATATGCCAAAGTTTTATATGGAAAATGGTGTGCCCAAAGCTTTAATTATTGCCGTGCTTCCTAAAGACAGCGAAATATCATTTTCGCTGGTTATTCCCTTGAAGCAAGCCAAACAAATCACCGAAGCTTTCCCTTACACGGTAAGCCCCGAAAGTACACAACGTCCGTTAAGCGAAGCCATGCAACGCAGTTTTAATAATTATCCCTCGCATGTAAATGCCGAAAACGAATTATACACACAATTTAAATATACCAAATTAAAAGGCTTTGATTATAACGATGGTGATGCTACCATTACCCGCCGCGATCCCTCGAAAGTGCTTTGTGAAAACGGCAAGTATTACGTTTGGTACACCAAGCGCGACACCCCATCGCCACCTGTTGGAACCTTTGCACGCGATACAAAAGGTTTTATTATTGAGGGAAAGGTTCCATGGAATGATACCATCCCTTCAACCGACTGGGATCTAGCTGAAATTTGGTATGCCACCAGCGAAGATGGATTTACCTGGCAAGAACAAGGCGTTGCCGTTCCCCGTCCTCCTAAACCAACTCCCGGATTTCGAGCGGTAGCCACGCCTGATATTCTGAAATACAAAGAAAAATTCTACATTTATTACCAGGCTTTTACCGAGCCCAGTGGTATGCGTGGCGATTACTGTCCTGTGGGTGTAGCCTGGTCCGATTCTCCGGATGGGCCATGGACTCATGTTGACAAGGTGGTAATTCCTACCGGCGCAAAAGGCGAATGGGACCAGTTTGCCATTCAGGCACCAACACCACTTGTACATAACGATAAAATTTATGTGTATTACAAAGCTGCCTTTAACCGTCCCGGAACAGTGTGGAGTGGGATTGGTTTAGCTGTTGCTGATGATCCCCTTGGACCATTTGAAAAGCATCCGCTAAATCCCGTGCAAAATTCGGGACATGAAATTTGTTTTTTCCCATGGAAAGAAGGGGTAGCATCGATGACGATCAGAGATGGGAGCGAGCATTTCACTATACAGTATGCCAAAGACTGGGTGAATTTTGAAATTATGGCAATTACAGAAATGATGCCTATTGGCCCTAATGCCTATATTCCTGATGCTTTTGCCGATAATAAAAACGGGCGTGGAATAACATGGGGAATTTGCCATTTTAGAAACGTGCGCGGGCCAAACGGTAAAATGCATTCGGAACTGGCGCGTTTTGATTGCGACCTAAGTCTTGACATACACGACCCCGAAATGAAACACCATAACAACCTTTGGAATCCTGAAGATTATTACCGTTGGGGATTATCCGAAAAACAAAAAGAAAGAATTGCCAGCCAAAACAACCAACAACAGCAATAA